Proteins found in one Miscanthus floridulus cultivar M001 chromosome 4, ASM1932011v1, whole genome shotgun sequence genomic segment:
- the LOC136552114 gene encoding U11/U12 small nuclear ribonucleoprotein 35 kDa protein isoform X2 yields the protein MSGGSVSAVFYADKYHPIQAGSIDGTDVAPHDNAVLRALICSQAGLYDPFGDPKASGDPYCTVFVGRLSRQTDDDTLRKAMSRYGRVKSVRLVRDIGASRGYAFVEYETDREMRRAYEDAHHSIIDGSEVIVDYYRQQLMPGWIPRRLGGGLGGMKESGQLRFGGRERPFRAPLRPIPYDELKKLGIPPPPEGRYMTRYQVPPRPRRKSSKVDIEDSPPRRRSKDRAGVSTYRRQISSTDDDETPRRRKSSHDGLEESQSRRSARSSITREDNRYSSQRKSKGHDEGYRKRRRSQEVGEVSPPEEDGSYERERTSDEPGRSTDRYHHHRHHREDTYESRYSHHRDHRKCRWSQELGELSPPEEDSGYERERTSDEPGRSPDRYHHHRHHREDTYESRHSHHRDRRRHGDRHHSKRSESRDYRD from the exons ATGAGCGGCGGGAGCGTGAGCGCCGTGTTTTACGCGGACAAGTACCACCCGATCCAGGCCGGCAGCATCGACGGCACGGACGTCGCGCCCCACGACAACGCCGTCCTCCGCGCCCTCATCTGCTCCCAGGCCGGCCTCT ACGACCCTTTCGGCGACCCCAAGGCCTCCGGTGACCCCTACTGCACGGTCTTCGTCGGCCGTCTCTCGCGGCAGACCGACGACGACACGCTTCGGAAG GCGATGAGCAGGTACGGGAGGGTGAAGAGCGTGCGGCTGGTGCGTGACATTG GTGCTTCTCGTGGTTATGCATTTGTTGAGTATGAAACTGACAGAGAGATGCGTCGTGCCTATGAG GATGCGCACCATTCAATTATTGACGGCAGTGAAGTGATTGTTGATTACTACAGGCAACAGCTTATGCCTGGGTGGATACCAAGGAGGCTAG GAGGGGGGCTTGGAGGAATGAAAGAATCTGGACAGCTTCGCTTTGGAGGTCGAGAGAGGCCATTTCGTGCTCCTTT GCGACCTATTCCTTATGATGAACTGAAGAAGCTTGGGATCCCACCACCACCTGAAGGGCGATATATGACACGTTATCAG GTTCCACCACGTCCAAGGCGGAAGAGTAGCAAGGTTGACATTGAAGATTCACCTCCTAGGAGAAGATCCAAGGACAGAGCTGGGGTTAGTACCTACAGAAGGCAAATAAGTTCTACTGACGATGATGAAACCCCTCGTAGGAGGAAAAGCAGCCATGACGGGCTAGAAGAATCACAAAGCCGGAGGAGCGCAAGATCATCCATTACCAGGGAGGACAACAGGTACAGCAGTCAGAGGAAGTCCAAGGGACATGACGAAGGTTATCGCAAGCGCAGACGAAGCCAAGAAGTGGGAGAAGTATCTCCACCAGAGGAAGATGGTAGCTATGAAAGGGAGAGAACTTCAGACGAACCTGGTCGCAGCACTGATCGGTACCATCACCATCGGCATCACAGGGAGGATACATATGAGAGCAGATACTCACACCACAGGGATCATCGCAAGTGCAGATGGAGCCAAGAACTGGGCGAATTATCTCCACCAGAGGAAGACAGTGGCTATGAAAGGGAGAGAACTTCAGACGAACCTGGTCGCAGCCCTGATCGGTACCATCACCATCGGCATCACAGGGAGGATACATATGAGAGCAGACACTCTCACCACAGGGATCGCCGACGCCATGGTGACCGGCATCACTCCAAGAGAAGCGAGAGCCGAGATTACAGGGACTAG
- the LOC136552114 gene encoding U11/U12 small nuclear ribonucleoprotein 35 kDa protein isoform X1, whose amino-acid sequence MSGGSVSAVFYADKYHPIQAGSIDGTDVAPHDNAVLRALICSQAGLYDPFGDPKASGDPYCTVFVGRLSRQTDDDTLRKAMSRYGRVKSVRLVRDIVTGASRGYAFVEYETDREMRRAYEDAHHSIIDGSEVIVDYYRQQLMPGWIPRRLGGGLGGMKESGQLRFGGRERPFRAPLRPIPYDELKKLGIPPPPEGRYMTRYQVPPRPRRKSSKVDIEDSPPRRRSKDRAGVSTYRRQISSTDDDETPRRRKSSHDGLEESQSRRSARSSITREDNRYSSQRKSKGHDEGYRKRRRSQEVGEVSPPEEDGSYERERTSDEPGRSTDRYHHHRHHREDTYESRYSHHRDHRKCRWSQELGELSPPEEDSGYERERTSDEPGRSPDRYHHHRHHREDTYESRHSHHRDRRRHGDRHHSKRSESRDYRD is encoded by the exons ATGAGCGGCGGGAGCGTGAGCGCCGTGTTTTACGCGGACAAGTACCACCCGATCCAGGCCGGCAGCATCGACGGCACGGACGTCGCGCCCCACGACAACGCCGTCCTCCGCGCCCTCATCTGCTCCCAGGCCGGCCTCT ACGACCCTTTCGGCGACCCCAAGGCCTCCGGTGACCCCTACTGCACGGTCTTCGTCGGCCGTCTCTCGCGGCAGACCGACGACGACACGCTTCGGAAG GCGATGAGCAGGTACGGGAGGGTGAAGAGCGTGCGGCTGGTGCGTGACATTG TTACAGGTGCTTCTCGTGGTTATGCATTTGTTGAGTATGAAACTGACAGAGAGATGCGTCGTGCCTATGAG GATGCGCACCATTCAATTATTGACGGCAGTGAAGTGATTGTTGATTACTACAGGCAACAGCTTATGCCTGGGTGGATACCAAGGAGGCTAG GAGGGGGGCTTGGAGGAATGAAAGAATCTGGACAGCTTCGCTTTGGAGGTCGAGAGAGGCCATTTCGTGCTCCTTT GCGACCTATTCCTTATGATGAACTGAAGAAGCTTGGGATCCCACCACCACCTGAAGGGCGATATATGACACGTTATCAG GTTCCACCACGTCCAAGGCGGAAGAGTAGCAAGGTTGACATTGAAGATTCACCTCCTAGGAGAAGATCCAAGGACAGAGCTGGGGTTAGTACCTACAGAAGGCAAATAAGTTCTACTGACGATGATGAAACCCCTCGTAGGAGGAAAAGCAGCCATGACGGGCTAGAAGAATCACAAAGCCGGAGGAGCGCAAGATCATCCATTACCAGGGAGGACAACAGGTACAGCAGTCAGAGGAAGTCCAAGGGACATGACGAAGGTTATCGCAAGCGCAGACGAAGCCAAGAAGTGGGAGAAGTATCTCCACCAGAGGAAGATGGTAGCTATGAAAGGGAGAGAACTTCAGACGAACCTGGTCGCAGCACTGATCGGTACCATCACCATCGGCATCACAGGGAGGATACATATGAGAGCAGATACTCACACCACAGGGATCATCGCAAGTGCAGATGGAGCCAAGAACTGGGCGAATTATCTCCACCAGAGGAAGACAGTGGCTATGAAAGGGAGAGAACTTCAGACGAACCTGGTCGCAGCCCTGATCGGTACCATCACCATCGGCATCACAGGGAGGATACATATGAGAGCAGACACTCTCACCACAGGGATCGCCGACGCCATGGTGACCGGCATCACTCCAAGAGAAGCGAGAGCCGAGATTACAGGGACTAG